From Hylaeus volcanicus isolate JK05 chromosome 2, UHH_iyHylVolc1.0_haploid, whole genome shotgun sequence, the proteins below share one genomic window:
- the LOC128872639 gene encoding uncharacterized protein LOC128872639 isoform X2, translating into MTMWPLLGRVLGRFGNYIQLPIVCVIGYLGYRIEGVLSNRYTPMTAPIKQQREERLLEDIDSTSVKKGHHPLEVNLPPSLSV; encoded by the exons ACGATGTGGCCACTGTTGGGTAGAGTTTTAGGTAGATTTGGCAATTACATACAACTTCCTATTGTTTGTGTCATTGGCTATTTGGGGTATCGTATAGAAGGAGTGCTATCCAATCGTTACACACCCATGACTGCACCGATAAAACAACAACGCGAAGAAAGACTATTGGAGGACATAGATTCTACATCAGTCAAGAAAGGACACCATCCACTGGAAGTGAATCTTCCTCCGTCATTATCCGT GTAG
- the LOC128872639 gene encoding uncharacterized protein LOC128872639 isoform X1: protein MTMWPLLGRVLGRFGNYIQLPIVCVIGYLGYRIEGVLSNRYTPMTAPIKQQREERLLEDIDSTSVKKGHHPLEVNLPPSLSV, encoded by the coding sequence ACGATGTGGCCACTGTTGGGTAGAGTTTTAGGTAGATTTGGCAATTACATACAACTTCCTATTGTTTGTGTCATTGGCTATTTGGGGTATCGTATAGAAGGAGTGCTATCCAATCGTTACACACCCATGACTGCACCGATAAAACAACAACGCGAAGAAAGACTATTGGAGGACATAGATTCTACATCAGTCAAGAAAGGACACCATCCACTGGAAGTGAATCTTCCTCCGTCATTATCCGTGTAA
- the LOC128872639 gene encoding uncharacterized protein LOC128872639 isoform X3, protein MWPLLGRVLGRFGNYIQLPIVCVIGYLGYRIEGVLSNRYTPMTAPIKQQREERLLEDIDSTSVKKGHHPLEVNLPPSLSV, encoded by the coding sequence ATGTGGCCACTGTTGGGTAGAGTTTTAGGTAGATTTGGCAATTACATACAACTTCCTATTGTTTGTGTCATTGGCTATTTGGGGTATCGTATAGAAGGAGTGCTATCCAATCGTTACACACCCATGACTGCACCGATAAAACAACAACGCGAAGAAAGACTATTGGAGGACATAGATTCTACATCAGTCAAGAAAGGACACCATCCACTGGAAGTGAATCTTCCTCCGTCATTATCCGTGTAA
- the LOC128872628 gene encoding galactose mutarotase-like isoform X3 — protein MDSSCEKLITVTEWGSIDGVTIKKYTLKNDAGQEVDVVTYGATITSIRTPDKQGRITDIVLGFDNVEEYSSSTNPYFGATVGRVANRIGKAAFTLNGKKYSLAKNAGENTLHGGFNGWSSKIWNSTIENNSLVLSLISEDGDEGFPGVAAASVSFKLTADGELRIDMKVVVTKPTPINLTNHSYFNLAGHESNATELYKHKITLNADRWTVTDTESIPTGEIRSVENTVMDLRNLTTLGDVIDKVPGGGYDYNFCLPTETANEKQFVARVVHPTSGRYLEVYSNQPGVQFYTANFLPERDGIGIQGKNGTKYFKHGALCLETQNYPDAVNHENFPNSIVEPGQTYHHIVIYKLGILH, from the exons ATGGATTCGAGCTGTGAAAAGTTAATAACTGTTACGGAATGGGGATCTATCGACGGAGTAACGATAAAAAAGTACACGTTAAAGAACGATGCAGGTCAAGAAGTGGATGTCGTAACATACGGTGCAACAATAACGTCCATCCGAACACCTGACAAACAGGGTAGAATAACAGATATCGTTCTAGGCTTCGATAATGTTGAAG agTATTCGTCTTCGACTAATCCGTACTTCGGTGCAACGGTCGGACGAGTCGCAAATCGTATTGGCAAAGCAGCGTTTACTTtgaacggaaaaaaatatagtttagcGAAAAACGCAGGAGAGAACACTCTGCACGGTGGCTTCAATGGTTGGAGCTCGAAAATATGGAACTCCACGATTGAAAACAATTCCCTTGTATTGTCGTTAATAAGCGAAGACGGCGACGAAGGTTTTCCCGGTGTCGCTGCGGCTTCGGTCAGTTTTAAGTTAACTGCCGACGGAGAATTGCGTATCGACATGAAAGTCGTCGTTACCAAACCTACTCCGATCAACTTGACTAATCACAGTTATTTTAATCTAGCTGGTCAT GAAAGCAACGCAACCGAACTgtacaaacataaaattacGTTGAATGCGGATCGTTGGACGGTTACCGATACGGAGAGCATTCCTACCGGTGAAATTCGCTCGGTCGAGAATACCGTAATGGATTTGAGAAATTTGACTACACTAGGAGATGTCATAGATAAAGTACCAGGCGGTGGTTACGATTATAATTTCTGTCTACCGACGGAGACTGCGAATGAGAAACAATTTGTTGCTAGAGTCGTGCACCCCACCTCTGGAAGGTATTTGGAGGTTTATTCCAATCAACCTGGAGTACAATTTTATACGGCAAATTTTCTACCTGAAAGAGACGGTATCGGTATTCAAGGAAAAAATGGAACAAAGTATTTTAAGCATGGAGCATTGTGTTTAGAAACACAAAATTATCCAGATGCGGTCAATCAT GAGAATTTTCCTAATAGTATAGTTGAACCTGGGCAAACGTATCACcatattgttatttacaaacttgGTATACTACACTGA
- the LOC128872628 gene encoding galactose mutarotase-like isoform X1 codes for MYRSAATAIKKDRIGYCDFHFQLSCLLHHVNMQFFDYIAIISFCLLGSFMDSSCEKLITVTEWGSIDGVTIKKYTLKNDAGQEVDVVTYGATITSIRTPDKQGRITDIVLGFDNVEEYSSSTNPYFGATVGRVANRIGKAAFTLNGKKYSLAKNAGENTLHGGFNGWSSKIWNSTIENNSLVLSLISEDGDEGFPGVAAASVSFKLTADGELRIDMKVVVTKPTPINLTNHSYFNLAGHESNATELYKHKITLNADRWTVTDTESIPTGEIRSVENTVMDLRNLTTLGDVIDKVPGGGYDYNFCLPTETANEKQFVARVVHPTSGRYLEVYSNQPGVQFYTANFLPERDGIGIQGKNGTKYFKHGALCLETQNYPDAVNHENFPNSIVEPGQTYHHIVIYKLGILH; via the exons atgtataggAGTGCAGCTACAGCTATTAAAAAGGACAGGATAGGATATTGCgactttcattttcaattgaGTTGTCTGCTACATCACGTCAATATGCAGTTCTTTGATTACATAGCGATAATAAGTTTTTGTTTACTTGG gTCGTTCATGGATTCGAGCTGTGAAAAGTTAATAACTGTTACGGAATGGGGATCTATCGACGGAGTAACGATAAAAAAGTACACGTTAAAGAACGATGCAGGTCAAGAAGTGGATGTCGTAACATACGGTGCAACAATAACGTCCATCCGAACACCTGACAAACAGGGTAGAATAACAGATATCGTTCTAGGCTTCGATAATGTTGAAG agTATTCGTCTTCGACTAATCCGTACTTCGGTGCAACGGTCGGACGAGTCGCAAATCGTATTGGCAAAGCAGCGTTTACTTtgaacggaaaaaaatatagtttagcGAAAAACGCAGGAGAGAACACTCTGCACGGTGGCTTCAATGGTTGGAGCTCGAAAATATGGAACTCCACGATTGAAAACAATTCCCTTGTATTGTCGTTAATAAGCGAAGACGGCGACGAAGGTTTTCCCGGTGTCGCTGCGGCTTCGGTCAGTTTTAAGTTAACTGCCGACGGAGAATTGCGTATCGACATGAAAGTCGTCGTTACCAAACCTACTCCGATCAACTTGACTAATCACAGTTATTTTAATCTAGCTGGTCAT GAAAGCAACGCAACCGAACTgtacaaacataaaattacGTTGAATGCGGATCGTTGGACGGTTACCGATACGGAGAGCATTCCTACCGGTGAAATTCGCTCGGTCGAGAATACCGTAATGGATTTGAGAAATTTGACTACACTAGGAGATGTCATAGATAAAGTACCAGGCGGTGGTTACGATTATAATTTCTGTCTACCGACGGAGACTGCGAATGAGAAACAATTTGTTGCTAGAGTCGTGCACCCCACCTCTGGAAGGTATTTGGAGGTTTATTCCAATCAACCTGGAGTACAATTTTATACGGCAAATTTTCTACCTGAAAGAGACGGTATCGGTATTCAAGGAAAAAATGGAACAAAGTATTTTAAGCATGGAGCATTGTGTTTAGAAACACAAAATTATCCAGATGCGGTCAATCAT GAGAATTTTCCTAATAGTATAGTTGAACCTGGGCAAACGTATCACcatattgttatttacaaacttgGTATACTACACTGA
- the LOC128872628 gene encoding galactose mutarotase-like isoform X2, translating into MVLDVYNEPYINSQLIVSLPIRPYAHFPLHIQLKLSFMDSSCEKLITVTEWGSIDGVTIKKYTLKNDAGQEVDVVTYGATITSIRTPDKQGRITDIVLGFDNVEEYSSSTNPYFGATVGRVANRIGKAAFTLNGKKYSLAKNAGENTLHGGFNGWSSKIWNSTIENNSLVLSLISEDGDEGFPGVAAASVSFKLTADGELRIDMKVVVTKPTPINLTNHSYFNLAGHESNATELYKHKITLNADRWTVTDTESIPTGEIRSVENTVMDLRNLTTLGDVIDKVPGGGYDYNFCLPTETANEKQFVARVVHPTSGRYLEVYSNQPGVQFYTANFLPERDGIGIQGKNGTKYFKHGALCLETQNYPDAVNHENFPNSIVEPGQTYHHIVIYKLGILH; encoded by the exons ATGGTACTTGACGTTTACAACGAGCCATATATCAACTCACAATTAATCGTAAGCTTGCCGATACGACCATACGCTCATTTTCCTTTACATATTCAACTGAAATT gTCGTTCATGGATTCGAGCTGTGAAAAGTTAATAACTGTTACGGAATGGGGATCTATCGACGGAGTAACGATAAAAAAGTACACGTTAAAGAACGATGCAGGTCAAGAAGTGGATGTCGTAACATACGGTGCAACAATAACGTCCATCCGAACACCTGACAAACAGGGTAGAATAACAGATATCGTTCTAGGCTTCGATAATGTTGAAG agTATTCGTCTTCGACTAATCCGTACTTCGGTGCAACGGTCGGACGAGTCGCAAATCGTATTGGCAAAGCAGCGTTTACTTtgaacggaaaaaaatatagtttagcGAAAAACGCAGGAGAGAACACTCTGCACGGTGGCTTCAATGGTTGGAGCTCGAAAATATGGAACTCCACGATTGAAAACAATTCCCTTGTATTGTCGTTAATAAGCGAAGACGGCGACGAAGGTTTTCCCGGTGTCGCTGCGGCTTCGGTCAGTTTTAAGTTAACTGCCGACGGAGAATTGCGTATCGACATGAAAGTCGTCGTTACCAAACCTACTCCGATCAACTTGACTAATCACAGTTATTTTAATCTAGCTGGTCAT GAAAGCAACGCAACCGAACTgtacaaacataaaattacGTTGAATGCGGATCGTTGGACGGTTACCGATACGGAGAGCATTCCTACCGGTGAAATTCGCTCGGTCGAGAATACCGTAATGGATTTGAGAAATTTGACTACACTAGGAGATGTCATAGATAAAGTACCAGGCGGTGGTTACGATTATAATTTCTGTCTACCGACGGAGACTGCGAATGAGAAACAATTTGTTGCTAGAGTCGTGCACCCCACCTCTGGAAGGTATTTGGAGGTTTATTCCAATCAACCTGGAGTACAATTTTATACGGCAAATTTTCTACCTGAAAGAGACGGTATCGGTATTCAAGGAAAAAATGGAACAAAGTATTTTAAGCATGGAGCATTGTGTTTAGAAACACAAAATTATCCAGATGCGGTCAATCAT GAGAATTTTCCTAATAGTATAGTTGAACCTGGGCAAACGTATCACcatattgttatttacaaacttgGTATACTACACTGA
- the LOC128872630 gene encoding choline/ethanolamine kinase isoform X1, with protein MGLGNKMSEENPEMREMAARICRDYLHGVWKHVTAENITLKRISGGLSNWLYNVQLPDGAVPIRGEPRQVLLRLYGQVHGERALEGLITESVIFTLLSERRLGPKLHGIFPGGRIEEYIPARPLLTKELADPTLSSMIAEKMAQIHTMQVPISKEPTWLWDTMAKWLDTTTDILENVEDIDVRQLKNVNTIRTIDLDHEISWFKSLVTRQKHPVVFCHNDMQEGNILLRQNTRKPELVLIDFEYCSYNYRGFDIANHFVEWQYDYTAAEYPFFHERTGSGPTKEQKINFIKSYLKTIGKEGSSEEERIMMEIKVFSLASHLFWGLWSIVNAKLSEIPFGYWDYAVSRLKNYQYLKEKIIVSGPPTIDNDVSDRKITVVD; from the exons ATGGGTCTGGGAAATAAG atgtcCGAAGAGAATCCAGAGATGCGGGAAATGGCAGCACGTATATGTCGCGATTACCTTCACGGTGTCTGGAAACACGTTACCGCGGAGAACATTACGCTGAAACGTATCAG CGGTGGGTTGAGCAATTGGTTGTACAACGTTCAATTACCGGATGGAGCTGTTCCGATTCGTGGCGAACCTCGTCAGGTTTTGTTACGATTATACGGCCAAGTACACGGAGAGCGGGCTTTGGAAGGACTGATCACCGAATCGGTGATATTCACGTTGTTGTCGGAAAGACGTCTCGGGCCCAAGTTGCACGGTATATTTCCCGGTGGTCGCATAGAGGAATACATTCCTGCCAGACCGTTGCTTACCAAGGAATTGGCAGATCCAACTTTAAGCTCGATGATCGCCGAAAAAATGGCTCAGATTCATACGATGCAAGTCCCGATAAGCAAGGAACCGACTTGGCTTTGGGACACCATGGCCAAGTGGTTGGACACTACTACGGACATACTCGAAAACGTCGAAGATATAGACGTTCGACAATTGAAGAACGTCAATACGATACGGACGATTGATCTAGATCACGAGATTAGTTGGTTCAA ATCTCTCGTAACACGCCAGAAACATCCGGTAGTCTTTTGTCACAACGATATGCAGGAAGGTAATATACTGTTGCGACAAAACACGCGAAAACCGGAACTGGTTCTTATCGACTTTGAATATTGTTCTTACAACTACCGAGGATTCGATATAGCAAATCATTTCGTGGAATGGCAGTACGATTATACAGCGGCCGAATATCCCTTCTTTCACGAGCGCACAGGATCCGGACCTACCAAAGAGCAGAAG ATCAACTTTATAAAAAGTTACTTGAAAACGATCGGCAAAGAAGGATCGTCGGAAGAGGAGCGCATCATGATGGAAATCAAGGTATTTTCGTTGGCTAGTCACTTATTTTGGGGCTTGTGGAGCATCGTCAACGCCAAACTGTCGGAAATTCCATTTGGGTATTGG GATTATGCAGTTTCTAGATTAAAGAACTATCAGTActtgaaagagaaaattataGTATCCGGCCCACCAACGATAGACAACGATGTCAGCGACAGAAAGATAACCGTGGTCGATTGA
- the LOC128872630 gene encoding choline/ethanolamine kinase isoform X2 has protein sequence MSEENPEMREMAARICRDYLHGVWKHVTAENITLKRISGGLSNWLYNVQLPDGAVPIRGEPRQVLLRLYGQVHGERALEGLITESVIFTLLSERRLGPKLHGIFPGGRIEEYIPARPLLTKELADPTLSSMIAEKMAQIHTMQVPISKEPTWLWDTMAKWLDTTTDILENVEDIDVRQLKNVNTIRTIDLDHEISWFKSLVTRQKHPVVFCHNDMQEGNILLRQNTRKPELVLIDFEYCSYNYRGFDIANHFVEWQYDYTAAEYPFFHERTGSGPTKEQKINFIKSYLKTIGKEGSSEEERIMMEIKVFSLASHLFWGLWSIVNAKLSEIPFGYWDYAVSRLKNYQYLKEKIIVSGPPTIDNDVSDRKITVVD, from the exons atgtcCGAAGAGAATCCAGAGATGCGGGAAATGGCAGCACGTATATGTCGCGATTACCTTCACGGTGTCTGGAAACACGTTACCGCGGAGAACATTACGCTGAAACGTATCAG CGGTGGGTTGAGCAATTGGTTGTACAACGTTCAATTACCGGATGGAGCTGTTCCGATTCGTGGCGAACCTCGTCAGGTTTTGTTACGATTATACGGCCAAGTACACGGAGAGCGGGCTTTGGAAGGACTGATCACCGAATCGGTGATATTCACGTTGTTGTCGGAAAGACGTCTCGGGCCCAAGTTGCACGGTATATTTCCCGGTGGTCGCATAGAGGAATACATTCCTGCCAGACCGTTGCTTACCAAGGAATTGGCAGATCCAACTTTAAGCTCGATGATCGCCGAAAAAATGGCTCAGATTCATACGATGCAAGTCCCGATAAGCAAGGAACCGACTTGGCTTTGGGACACCATGGCCAAGTGGTTGGACACTACTACGGACATACTCGAAAACGTCGAAGATATAGACGTTCGACAATTGAAGAACGTCAATACGATACGGACGATTGATCTAGATCACGAGATTAGTTGGTTCAA ATCTCTCGTAACACGCCAGAAACATCCGGTAGTCTTTTGTCACAACGATATGCAGGAAGGTAATATACTGTTGCGACAAAACACGCGAAAACCGGAACTGGTTCTTATCGACTTTGAATATTGTTCTTACAACTACCGAGGATTCGATATAGCAAATCATTTCGTGGAATGGCAGTACGATTATACAGCGGCCGAATATCCCTTCTTTCACGAGCGCACAGGATCCGGACCTACCAAAGAGCAGAAG ATCAACTTTATAAAAAGTTACTTGAAAACGATCGGCAAAGAAGGATCGTCGGAAGAGGAGCGCATCATGATGGAAATCAAGGTATTTTCGTTGGCTAGTCACTTATTTTGGGGCTTGTGGAGCATCGTCAACGCCAAACTGTCGGAAATTCCATTTGGGTATTGG GATTATGCAGTTTCTAGATTAAAGAACTATCAGTActtgaaagagaaaattataGTATCCGGCCCACCAACGATAGACAACGATGTCAGCGACAGAAAGATAACCGTGGTCGATTGA